The following are encoded in a window of Kaistia algarum genomic DNA:
- a CDS encoding ABC transporter permease — protein sequence MLLLTALYVLCLWPFAPEIVSVQTALEVVMAMLPLLLLAIGQTFVLIVAGIDLSITSTMAFSSVVAASLMTGDGGYLAGNALAVPVALVAFLLIGLAVGYANGLCVVRFGMPSFMVTLVAQTFLSGAAIWFTSLHSTSVSIGDLPAAFSVIGRGGVAGIPYALMLCLVVAFAAHWLLSRTTLGRWLYAVGNNPRAATVSGVPTGRVIIIAFVLAGFCAALASIVYTSRLETGTPVLGQRVLLDVIGAAVIGGVSLFGGRGKISWVILGVLFLSVVDKGLQLLGLSQSIVFAVKGGVILLAAIIDALRSRILVRVAA from the coding sequence GTCCAGACGGCGCTCGAAGTGGTCATGGCGATGCTGCCGCTGCTGCTGCTCGCGATCGGCCAGACCTTCGTGCTGATCGTCGCCGGCATCGACCTCTCGATCACCTCGACCATGGCGTTCAGCAGCGTCGTCGCCGCGTCGCTGATGACCGGCGATGGCGGCTATCTGGCCGGCAATGCCTTGGCCGTGCCGGTCGCGCTCGTCGCCTTCCTGCTGATCGGGCTCGCGGTCGGCTATGCCAACGGGCTCTGCGTGGTGCGGTTCGGCATGCCGTCCTTCATGGTCACGCTGGTGGCGCAGACCTTTCTCAGCGGCGCCGCGATCTGGTTCACCTCGCTGCACTCGACATCCGTGAGTATCGGCGATCTGCCAGCCGCGTTCTCGGTCATCGGCCGGGGCGGCGTCGCCGGCATTCCCTATGCGCTGATGCTCTGCCTCGTCGTCGCCTTTGCCGCGCACTGGCTGCTCAGCCGCACGACGCTCGGCCGCTGGCTCTATGCCGTCGGCAACAATCCGCGCGCCGCGACCGTTTCAGGCGTGCCGACCGGCCGCGTCATCATCATCGCCTTCGTGCTCGCCGGCTTCTGCGCCGCCCTCGCCTCGATCGTCTATACCAGCCGCCTCGAGACCGGCACGCCGGTGCTCGGCCAGCGCGTGCTGCTCGACGTGATCGGCGCGGCGGTGATCGGCGGCGTCAGCCTCTTCGGCGGGCGCGGCAAGATCTCCTGGGTGATCCTCGGCGTGCTCTTCCTCTCGGTCGTCGACAAGGGCCTGCAACTGCTCGGCCTCTCGCAATCGATCGTCTTCGCGGTCAAGGGCGGCGTCATCCTGCTGGCAGCCATCATCGATGCCCTGCGCAGCCGCATTCTGGTCAGGGTGGCAGCATGA